The Clarias gariepinus isolate MV-2021 ecotype Netherlands chromosome 7, CGAR_prim_01v2, whole genome shotgun sequence genome includes a window with the following:
- the tmem91 gene encoding transmembrane protein 91, with amino-acid sequence MESLDELEHPLLEDSPTHSSRTGNSSLFRGIFVRCEDEKHLPSPAWTSYSVPMDLSQEQLLDPCSLPSTIESFYTPSAPIWGPADSLGLHSKEYLETTFMDIRPGSPLKRKLLAVSRDVHSVSYSMEDEDDLLPDFEDSSSDDFTDTESESNFPLMIPQDHLGLAFFSMLCCFWPLGIAAFYLSQKTNKAWAQGDIQAANKASRHTLWLSIVSIIFGIITYICAVAALISYLSAKPP; translated from the exons ATGGAGAGCCTGGATGAATTGGAGCATCCACTTTTGGAAGACAGTCCCACCCACTCATCCAGAACGGGCAACAGCAGCCTCTTCAGGGGCATTTTTGTAAGATGCGAAGACGAAAAACACCTGCCGTCTCCAGCATGGACGAGCTATTCTGTTCCTATGGATTTATCCCAGGAGCAGCTGCTGGATCCTTGTTCACTCCCCAGCACGATCGAGTCTTTCTACACTCCTTCTGCTCCTATATGGGGCCCTGCAGACTCCCTGGGCCTCCACAGCAAGGAGTACCTGGAAACCACGTTCATGGATATCCGGCCTGGATCTCCTCTGAAGCGGAAGCTGCTGGCAGTAAGCAGGGACGTCCACAGCGTGTCCTACAGCATGGAGGATGAAGACGACCTGCTGCCAGACTTTGAG GATTCTTCCAGTGACGACTTCACTGACACGGAAAGTGAAAGCAACTTCCCGCTTATGATCCCACAGGATCACCTCGGCCTGGCCTTCTTCTCTATGCTCTGCTGCTTCTGGCCTTTAGGCATCGCTGCCTTTTATCTGTCTCAGAAG ACGAACAAAGCATGGGCGCAGGGTGACATCCAGGCAGCAAACAAGGCATCTCGTCACACTCTTTGGCTCTCCATCGTCTCCATCATCTTCGGCATTATTACCTACATCTGCGCCGTCGCCGCTCTCATCTCTTACCTGTCCGCCAAGCCACCATAA